The Theropithecus gelada isolate Dixy chromosome 11, Tgel_1.0, whole genome shotgun sequence genome includes a region encoding these proteins:
- the VPS37B gene encoding vacuolar protein sorting-associated protein 37B isoform X3, whose translation MTLASNRSLAEGNLLYQPQLDTLKARLTQKYQELQVLFEAYQIKKTKLDRQSSSASLETLLALLQAEGAKIEEDTENMAEKFLDGELPLDSFIDVYQSKRKLAHMRRVKIEKLQEMVLKGQRLPQALAPLPPRLPELAPTAPLPYPAPEASGPPTVAPRRIPPPPPPVPAGRLATPFTAAMSSGQAVQYPGLQCPPLPPRVGLATQQGFSSQFMSPYPPALPQRPPPRLPPHQPGFILQ comes from the exons ATGACACTTGCCAGCAACCGGAGCCTggcagaaggaaaccttctgtaCCAGCCCCAGCTGGACACATTGAAAGCACGCTTGACCCAGAAATACCAGGAACTCCAGGTTCTCTTTGAAGCCTATCAGATAAAGAAGACCAAATTAG ACAGACAGTCTAGCAGTGCTTCCTTGGAGACCCTGTTAGCACTTCTTCAGGCAGAAGGGGCCAAGATTGAGGAAGACACTGAG AACATGGCAGAGAAGTTTCTGGATGGAGAACTTCCTCTGGATTCCTTCATTGACGTCTATCAGAGCAAGCGGAAACTGGCCCACATGCGACGGGTGAAAATCGAGAAGCTCCAGGAGATGGTGCTGAAGGGGCAGAGACTCCCGCAGGCCCTGGCCCCGCTGCCCCCCAGGCTGCCCGAACTGGCACCTACCGCCCCCCTTCCCTACCCTGCCCCAGAGGCCAGTGGGCCCCCCACCGTTGCACCTCGGCGcatccccccaccaccacccccagtgCCTGCAGGACGCTTAGCCACCCCGTTTACTGCGGCCATGAGCTCAGGACAGGCCGTGCAGTACCCAGGATTACAGTGCCCGCCCCTGCCCCCCCGCGTGGGCCTCGCCACTCAGCAAGGATTCTCTTCACAGTTCATGTCCCCGTATCCGCCGGCTCTCCCCCAGAGACCCCCGCCCCGGCTCCCTCCGCACCAGCCGGGTTTCATCCTCCAGTGA